The proteins below come from a single Solea senegalensis isolate Sse05_10M linkage group LG2, IFAPA_SoseM_1, whole genome shotgun sequence genomic window:
- the LOC122786263 gene encoding olfactory receptor 142-like has protein sequence MDNVSFVRVLTLSGFNETSNYRMTLFSFTLLYYCLILFCNICLITIIILDENLHEPMYVLLCSLFINGLYGTTGFYPKFLLDLLSSSAEISYEGCLLQAFIMYSFACCDLSILAVMAYDRYLAICRPLHYRSLMSKRRLAQLVCFSWLTPFCIFSISIILTSTVKLCGSRIQKIFCVNWLIYKLACSDSNTVWNNIVSYVTIIVYVLHGVFIVWTYMHLVKKSVRSKDDRVKFMQTCVPHLISLSTFLVIIVFDLMYSRFGSTDLPQGLQNFIATEFLIIPPLMNPLIYGFKLTKIRNRILYIIHSGRK, from the exons CGAGACGTCTAACTACAGAATgactctgttttctttcactttacTCTATTACTGTTTGATTCTGTTCTGCAACATCTgcctcatcaccatcattatacTGGATGAAAACCTGCATGAACCTATGTATGTGTTATTGTGCAGCCTTTTCATTAATGGACTTTATGGGACCACAGGTTTCTACCCCAAGTTTCTTTTAGATCTACTCTCGTCTTCTGCAGAAATCTCATATGAAGGCTGTCTTTTGCAGGCGTTCATCATGTACTCGTTCGCTTGCTGTGACTTGTCTATTCTGGCAGTTATGGCGTACGACAGGTATCTGGCCATATGTCGACCACTGCATTATCGCTCTCTGATGTCTAAGAGGAGGCTCGCTCAGCTGGTTTGTTTCTCCTGGTTAACGCCCTTCTGTATTTTCTCCATCAGTATTATACTGACATCTACAGTCAAGTTATGTGGTTCGAGAATTCAGAAAATCTTTTGTGTGAACTGGCTCATTTACAAACTCGCTTGCAGTGACTCTAACACTGTTTGGAACAATATTGTCTCGTATGTAACCATTATAGTTTATGTGCTGCATGGTGTTTTCATAGTGTGGACCTACATGCATCTGGTCAAAAAGAGTGTGAGGTCTAAAGATGACAGGGTGAAGTTCATGCAGACATGTGTGCCCCATTTAATTTCCTTATCAACGTTCCTTGTGATCATCGTGTTTGATTTGATGTACTCACGGTTTGGCTCCACAGATTTGCCACAGGGCCTTCAAAACTTCATCGCTACAGAATTTCTCATTATTCCTCCGCTCATGAATCCTCTCATATATGGATTCAAACTCACCAAAATACGGAACAGAATTTTGTAC ATCATTCATTCTGGAAGAAAGTGA
- the LOC122786251 gene encoding olfactory receptor 2C3-like, giving the protein MDNVSFVRVLTLSGFNETSNYRMTLFSFTLLYYCLILFCNICLITIIILDENLHEPMYVLLCSFFINGLYGTTGFYPKFLLDLLSSPAEISYEGCLLQAFIMYSFACCDLSILAVMAYDRYLAICRPLHYRSLMSKRRLALLVCFSWLTPLSVFAINVLLSSRLKLCGSNLHKVFCVNWVIVQLACSDADTVPNSLVSYVIIIVYVLHGVFIVWTYMHLVKKSVRSKDDRVKFMQTCVPHLISLSTFLVIIVFDLMYMRFGSTDLPQGLQNFIAIEFLLIPPLMNPLIYGFKLTKIRNRILYIIHSGRK; this is encoded by the coding sequence ATGGATAATGTTTCGTTTGTGAGAGTTTTAACTCTGTCAGGCTTCAACGAGACGTCTAACTACAGAATgactctgttttctttcactttacTCTATTACTGTTTGATTCTGTTCTGCAACATCTgcctcatcaccatcattatacTGGATGAAAACCTGCATGAACCTATGTATGTGTTATTGTGCAGCTTTTTCATTAATGGACTTTATGGGACCACAGGTTTCTACCCCAAGTTTCTTTTAGATCTACTCTCGTCTCCTGCAGAAATCTCATATGAAGGCTGTCTTTTGCAGGCGTTCATCATGTACTCGTTCGCCTGCTGTGACTTGTCTATTCTGGCAGTTATGGCCTACGACAGGTATCTGGCCATATGTCGACCACTGCACTATCGCTCTCTGATGTCTAAGAGGAGGCTCGCTCTGCTGGTTTGTTTCTCCTGGTTAACGCCGCTCTCTGTGTTTGCCATCAACGTTCTGCTCTCGTCCAGGCTGAAGTTATGTGGCTCAAACCTGCACAAAGTCTTCTGTGTGAACTGGGTAATCGTTCAACTCGCCTGTTCGGACGCCGACACGGTGCCAAACAGTTTGGTTTCATATGTCATCATAATAGTTTATGTGCTGCACGGTGTTTTCATAGTGTGGACCTACATGCATCTGGTCAAAAAGAGTGTGAGGTCTAAAGATGACAGGGTGAAGTTCATGCAGACATGTGTGCCCCATTTAATTTCCTTATCAACGTTCCTTGTGATCATCGTGTTTGATTTGATGTACATGCGTTTCGGCTCCACAGATTTGCCACAGGGCCTTCAAAACTTCATCGCGATAGAATTTCTCCTCATTCCGCCGCTCATGAATCCTCTCATATATGGATTCAAACTCACCAAAATACGGAACAGAATTTTGTACATCATTCATTCTGGAAGAAAGTGA